A genomic segment from Acipenser ruthenus chromosome 5, fAciRut3.2 maternal haplotype, whole genome shotgun sequence encodes:
- the LOC117403195 gene encoding neuronal PAS domain-containing protein 4-like — protein MFCAVHPNLLAVVMYRSTKGASKARRDHINAEIRNMRALLPISEDEKESLPYLHTMSVACSYVRKSLFLQDLRKDDEEPSPLPYEDLLQALPGFIVAVSSEGKLIYISENVTEYLGYSMVDLFQGEGFYDMIKSADLQIAKTHLQSNSSLETERSFICRMHTSKSFRLRHGSSCAVLVRGRFQAVPGTPSSSSSSGAVFVALCTPTVNWLQDSETHSYMQRFQSQHHPDMKFTDIPDSVFYHLGYSAEEMTGQSWYSFLHPDDLSFAASQHKLLLKGDEECHVEMVVRLQCKDLSWTWVYIRALLDSAKQSVTCINYIIGETEATFLRQQIGCQSEHGAGVLCQKSVNEYQSNSPAPSTDQCHKERPAKSLKRQLDNDILVNEPKNKASRISESSIYTYYVSMKCLPCVNSSPVVPSYAPSTPPYSPQSDCSSFLQEDSRSLSFSNPHFLVDIYGTAEGLLPPDGNSPSYYPSELYVVPNQAVASEPLPASVDSVFSLGSFSGSQVMTEELSPSTSGPFSYDFSSSTNDVHLVPDCMTMEEVSGGVSDCCFHLDNFSIPGNFQGNLNSYMPGQSSAESSVVPGSLLTPVSSPTAQNSFQYSEKERTEISILASQISSLASSFDAYQSIDQVLSIPGDFTNVQEPQVDQQQQLCNWTDSMILEPESVLNERVFDSILKDLATVSAKESDPCSLSASCADPELTPASAVSYSMESNQLLLDINTIEPSGLSIMPLEDNLPLNEFSTVHPTFDSFMMRSACDGYSNELHQLNEYLHHSLQQDGSVEESMY, from the exons ATGTTCTGCGCTGTGCACCCTAACCTTTTGGCTGTGGTCATGTACAGGTCAACCAAAGGAGCATCCAAGGCGAGGAGGGATCACATCAACGCTGAGATCAGGAACATGCGGGCCCTCCTGCCAATTTCGGAAGATGAGAAAGAAAGTCTGCCCTATCTGCACACCATGTCTGTCGCCTGCAGCTACGTCAGAAAGTCTCTGTTCCTTCAAG ACCTGCGCAAGGACGATGAAGAGCCCTCCCCCCTCCCTTATGAGGATTTACTGCAAGCTCTGCCTGGCTTTATTGTGGCTGTGTCCAGTGAAGGGAAATTGATTTACATTTCAGAGAATGTCACTGAGTACCTCGGCTACTCCATG GTGGATCTATTCCAAGGAGAAGGTTTTTATGATATGATCAAAAGTGCTGATCTGCAGATTGCAAAAACCCATCTACAATCAAACTCATCATTGGAAACAG AACGCTCATTCATCTGCCGGATGCACACTTCCAAATCGTTTCGGCTCAGACATGGCAGTAGCTGTGCAGTGCTGGTCAGGGGCAGGTTTCAGGCTGTCCCAGGAACTCCATCCTCATCCTCCAGCTCCGGAGCTGTCTTTGTGGCTCTGTGCACCCCCACTGTGAACTGGTTACAGGACTCTGAGACTCATTCCTACATGCAGCGGTTTCAAAGTCAGCACCACCCTGATATGAAGTTTACTGACATCCCAGACAG TGTATTTTATCACCTTGGGTATTCCGCAGAGGAAATGACTGGCCAATCTTGGTACAGCTTTCTACATCCAGATGATCTTAGCTTTGCAGCATCCCAGCACAAGCTCTTGT TGAAGGGAGATGAAGAATGTCATGTTGAAATGGTGGTGAGACTGCAGTGCAAGGACCTTTCCTGGACCTGGGTATACATCCGAGCCCTGCTGGATTCTGCAAAGCAATCTGTGACCTGTATAAACTACATTATCGG tgaaacAGAAGCCACATTTCTGCGTCAGCAGATTGGCTGTCAATCAGAACACGGAGCAGGTGTCCTTTGCCAAAAGTCTGTTAACGAGTATCAGAGTAACTCACCAGCACCAAGCACCGATCAGTGTCACAAAGAAAGACCTGCTAAGAGCCTGAAGAGACAGCTGGATAACGACATCCTGGTCAACGAGCCCAAGAACAAGGCATCCCGAATTTCAGAGTCCAGCATCTACACATATTACGTTTCTATGAAATGCCTCCCTTGTGTGAACAGCTCTCCTGTAGTGCCGTCCTATGCACCCTCCACTCCACCTTACAGCCCCCAATCAGACTGCTCATCTTTCCTGCAGGAGGACTCAAGATCACTCTCCTTTTCAAACCCCCATTTCCTTGTCGACATCTATGGCACTGCAGAAGGGTTGTTGCCACCAGATGGAAACTCTCCTTCCTACTACCCCAGTGAGCTTTATGTGGTGCCTAACCAGGCTGTAGCTTCAGAACCTTTGCCAGCCAGTGTAGACAGTGTCTTCAGCCTAGGCAGCTTTAGTGGATCCCAGGTCATGACAGAAGAGCTGTCTCCCTCAACCAGCGGCCCCTTTTCTTACGATTTCTCAAGCAGCACTAATGATGTCCACCTGGTTCCTGACTGCATGACAATGGAGGAGGTTTCAGGAGGTGTATCAGATTGCTGTTTTCATCTTGACAACTTCAGCATTCCTGGAAACTTTCAAGGCAACTTAAACTCCTATATGCCAGGCCAGAGCTCTGCTGAATCTTCTGTGGTTCCTGGAAGCTTGTTGACCCCAGTTTCGTCACCAACAGCACAGAACAGCTTTCAGTATAGTGAGAAAGAAAGAACAGAGATCAGCATTCTTGCAAGCCAGATCTCCTCCCTAGCTTCAAGCTTTGATGCATATCAGAGCATAGACCAAGTTCTGAGCATTCCAGGTGACTTCACAAACGTGCAAGAACCCCAGGtagaccaacaacaacaactgtgcAACTGGACAGACTCAATGATTCTTGAACCTGAATCTGTCTTAAATGAGAGAGTCTTTGACAGCATCTTGAAGGATCTGGCCACAGTTTCAGCAAAGGAAAGTGATCCCTGCTCCCTCTCTGCTAGCTGTGCTGATCCTGAGCTCACCCCCGCGTCTGCTGTCTCGTACAGCATGGAAAGCAACCAGCTCCTCCTGGACATAAATACCATAGAACCATCTGGCTTGTCAATTATGCCGCTTGAAGACAACTTACCCTTGAACGAGTTCTCCACAGTTCACCCAACATTCGACTCCTTCATGATGAGGTCTGCGTGTGATGGGTACAGCAATGAGTTGCATCAACTCAATGAATACCTGCACCATAGCCTCCAGCAAG atgggAGTGTTGAAGAATCCATGTACTGA